Below is a window of Impatiens glandulifera chromosome 2, dImpGla2.1, whole genome shotgun sequence DNA.
ttttttgttttgttttaataaaccAAATTAACAAGCTACCATATACATGGATTCATTCCTCTTATACCTATCTTTTTCTTTCATGACCTCCACaaactattcaaaattaatatattttaaagtttgttaaaatataataaattatacaaacatttaaataaaatatattacatcgacattaacaaaaaaaaaaaaaaaaaaaaaaaaaagtcaaatttatcacaaaaacttattaaaataaaatatattatataaacattaaataaaaaaataaaatactagataagttaaacttattaaaataatacatattttattttatttttttgtttaacaaaatttataataagtttgacttttattttaattattatataatgtataatatttaagttaaattttattttattttaattatttagatagaGGAGGTGGATtagattgagaaaaaaatatgaataatttaagaaaattaatataaaaaaaaggtgaATAGAACTTggacatatatataataagaaagtAAGATAAACCCTCATGAGTCATGACCTCAATTCATGATGAtcccatatttatttattggatcCATTGAAAGGCCAAATTAGGAAATATGACTTAGATTCAAATTGAACAAGTTAAGCAATATATTACCTAAATTATAAATACTAATTCCTGGTCAactataaacaaaataacataatgCTCACTCAGAATccatatattgtatttttacaagtatttatttctttttaaattattttcaccaACTGGGAGCTTTGGGTCTCTAAAAGTATTTGAATATCTATATTCTCCAAAATTTACCTATGAACTTGGTTTGAGGGGTTACATATGTAAATTATAAGactatatatgaaaataaaaattacttataatatattttctaaaaagagctagtaatttaattatttaatcattaccACAGGGCCTTGTGTAtcttgataattttatatattgagTTAATAATTTGAACACGATTGATCAAcagtcaatttatttattttttgaatttatttccGAACTACCTAACATGATTTTTTAAATGGGAAGACTCAATTAATTTAGtgataaaatgtaaaattgagAATATCAACTTAACTAATGCAAACATAATGCAactaacagaaaatatatattttttatcgaaTAAAATGTTATGAGTTTCAAATTCTCTTTTGCAAAAGAATAATAGTTTGAATTGCTACCAATAATCCCCACAAGAACATTTCCCATTTTTGAATCTATGGAACCGTTGCACATCTCTAACCATTATCTCCCTTTCGAAAACAACCGACATTATTTTAGCTGCAGAATGACAATCCCCGCACATTCTCAAGTTTTTTACAACCCGAATGGTCGTTCCAGGAGCAGTGTTTACGATTCCAAACGTAATTGCCAACTTCTCGCTATGGTACCTTATACTCTTTGCtttctcttctttatcttcCATTCCTTGATGAAACACTAAGGAAGTTTCCGGAATGTACCCAACCGATTTCAATTCTTCAAATACCTCATCAACCGCCCGATGCAACGACCCGTACTCTATCCGCCCGCCCGAAAAGAATTCATGGATTTCATTCTTCACTTCTATTGAGCTACACCCGGGTATCTTTTTAAGTTGTTTGTCCTTTAGTTTCTTTCGGATTTCATCCACCTCCTCCCATTCTCCAGCTCTTGCACATAGGTTCGAGAAGATTACATAATCCCCGACATGAGAATCGTCCAATTCGACAATTCTCGACATCACCCGTTTTCCCAGTTCGACATTCCCATGAATATTACAGGACGATAACAGAGTTCTCCAGAGGATCGGGGTCGGCTTAATTGGGAGATTCTCGAGAAACCCATATGCATCATTCAATCGGCCCGCTCGTCCAAGCATATCCACCACACAACCATAATGCTTTATCCCGGGAGAAATCCCGAGTTCTTCCTTCATTTCACGAAGAAATCTCCAACCTTGACTTACTAGTCCGGAATGATCACAAGCATAAAGAAGACCCAAAAACGTGATCTCATCTGGATTCAGACCAGACATTTTCATGTCGCGGAAAGCAGACATGGCTCTCTGAGCCTGACCGTGAATCGCGTAAGCCATGATCATCGCAGACCATGCACCCGTGTCCCTCGaggtcatttcatcaaaaacCAAAACCGCGTCGTCCAAGCTTCCACATTTGGCGTACATATCCACAAGGGAGGTTTGAACCTTCAAGTGGCGATTGAGCCCGTTTTTCGTAATGTATTTGTGTGCCCATTTGCCTAGCTCGAGTGCACCTACTAAACCGCAGGAAGAAAGCACGCTAAGCATGGTAACTTGGTTGGGGCTTAGACTACTCGCTTGCAATTCACGGAATAGAGCTAACGCCTCGTTTGGTTTACAATTTCTAGCATAACCGGTTAGAATTGCATTGTAGGTCACAAGGCACGGTTCGGAAATCCGATCAAACACGAGCCGAGCAGCACCCATGTCGTTGCATTCCGCGTACATGTTAACAAGAGCAGGGGAAACATAGATGTTTGAAGTCTGACCATGTTTGATAACTAGACATTGCAATTGCTTGGCTTCCTCTAAAGCCTTAAATCTAGCACACGCCTTGAGGAGAGATGGAAATGTGTAATCATCGGGACTTATGCCAATAGAAAGGGCATTAGCGAAAAGGGTCATGGCTTTAAGTGGGGTATCACTATGGGCATACCCACGGGCTATTTGGTTGAAGACAATTATATCTGGGTGGGGCATTTCGTCGAACAGTTGGGAGGCGTGAGTCAAAGAGTCGGCTGTTGGGTTCAAAGTGCAGAACTTGATGAGGGTGCCATGATTCTGAAGACGGGTCTTCATACAGAAGGCTTGAATTTGCTTGAGCTCCTTCAATGAGATGGAATTGTGGAGTAGAAATAGTGGGTAAATTGAATGATTCGAGTGTGTATTAGTATACTTGAGAGTTGTGGATACAGGAATTGAGGCTGCCATTTGGCTGTCATGTCTATGCTTATCCAAATTTATATCATCTACAACCAATCAACACATAGTTGCTTAAATACATCttttatgttgttttatttgaaaatttcagaTTTGGA
It encodes the following:
- the LOC124925919 gene encoding pentatricopeptide repeat-containing protein At2g02980, chloroplastic; this encodes MAASIPVSTTLKYTNTHSNHSIYPLFLLHNSISLKELKQIQAFCMKTRLQNHGTLIKFCTLNPTADSLTHASQLFDEMPHPDIIVFNQIARGYAHSDTPLKAMTLFANALSIGISPDDYTFPSLLKACARFKALEEAKQLQCLVIKHGQTSNIYVSPALVNMYAECNDMGAARLVFDRISEPCLVTYNAILTGYARNCKPNEALALFRELQASSLSPNQVTMLSVLSSCGLVGALELGKWAHKYITKNGLNRHLKVQTSLVDMYAKCGSLDDAVLVFDEMTSRDTGAWSAMIMAYAIHGQAQRAMSAFRDMKMSGLNPDEITFLGLLYACDHSGLVSQGWRFLREMKEELGISPGIKHYGCVVDMLGRAGRLNDAYGFLENLPIKPTPILWRTLLSSCNIHGNVELGKRVMSRIVELDDSHVGDYVIFSNLCARAGEWEEVDEIRKKLKDKQLKKIPGCSSIEVKNEIHEFFSGGRIEYGSLHRAVDEVFEELKSVGYIPETSLVFHQGMEDKEEKAKSIRYHSEKLAITFGIVNTAPGTTIRVVKNLRMCGDCHSAAKIMSVVFEREIMVRDVQRFHRFKNGKCSCGDYW